The Phoenix dactylifera cultivar Barhee BC4 chromosome 17, palm_55x_up_171113_PBpolish2nd_filt_p, whole genome shotgun sequence genome contains a region encoding:
- the LOC103719405 gene encoding K(+) efflux antiporter 2, chloroplastic-like isoform X1, whose amino-acid sequence MESGKMDLACGLLQLDAFTSGVGSSSRTASSWFRCRRSCYNFLGETGVYHKSCSLRRMGKCGSVGGCVTWNSARAGYFGDFFHLSQQKRSLDFNFFNPQKLSNTSALFKCQTNDSLACVDGNTQDVDKTESSSGDEQKHLHDHLSAGSTSVEEPNGLGEEEKETYQPEDLSELLQEALKELEAAQLNSTMSEEKAQRISEMAIALKDEAESARRDVMSAVSTIQEIVDEEYIAKEAVQKATMALSMAEARLQLAIGALSFKTEQAESPETSMSNEEEAFLSAQEEAEDCRACLANCEAELRRIQAKKAALQKEVDRLSEVAEKAQLDVWKAEEDVAIIMHLAEQAVAYELEATQRVNDAELALQRAEKAIVSADAAEQQTSSFEEQLNHEEPPFVEEVSKDAAGDSTTEGDEKLIDDNSLAGDIAVKSIEELKSSDDIDGQRNGKLSLDSQKEAEVEMEKSKNVSQAKKQDMQQKDLTKGSSSPLNAPKALLNKSSRFFSASFFSFKGEGKEVTPALVFHRLITSARNHAPKLVVGILFLGMGVFFLNKRAERKSQILYQPDIITGIEEVTSTAKPVVRAIKWIPKRIRKLMELLPQEEIKEEEASLFDVLWLLLASVVFVPIFQKIPGGSPVLGYLAAGILIGPYGLSIIRHVHGTKAIAEFGVVFLLFNIGLELSVERLSSMKKYVFGLGSAQVLVTAVAVGLIARFVFGLPGPASIIVGNGLALSSTAVVLQVLQERGESTSRHGRATFSVLLFQDLAVVVLLILIPLISPNSSKGGVGFQALAEALGVAAVKAIVAIIAIIAGGRLFLRPIYKQIAENQNAEIFSANTLLVILGTSLLTARAGLSMALGAFLAGLLLAETEFSLQVESDIAPYRGLLLGLFFMTVGMSIDAKLLISNFLVIFGTLSLLIAGKAILVVLVGRVFGISSIAAIRVGLLLAPGGEFAFVAFGEAVNQGILSSQLSSLLFLVVGISMALTPWLAAGGQFLASRFEQNDVRSLLPVESETDDLQDHIIICGFGRAGQIIAQLLSERLIPFVALDVRSDRVAVGRALDLPVYFGDAGSREILHKVGAERACAAAITLDTPGANYRTVWALSKYFPNVKTFVWAHDVDHGINLEKAGATAVVPETLEPSLQLAAAVLAQTKLPMADIAATINEFRTRHLSELTELCETSGSSLGYGFSQVMSKDSKPKPQTSDPDENEVVEGTLAI is encoded by the exons ATGGAGAGTGGAAAGATGGATTTGGCCTGTGGTCTTCTGCAATTGGATGCCTTTACTAGTGGTGTTGGTTCGAGCTCTAGGACAGCGAGTTCTTGGTTTAGATGTAGACGAAGCTGTTATAATTTTCTTGGAGAAACTGGGGTTTACCATAAGTCATGTTCTTTGAGGAGGATGGGAAAGTGTGGATCTGTTGGTGGTTGTGTGACATGGAATTCAGCTCGTGCAGGATACTTTGGTGATTTCTTTCATCTCTCTCAGCAGAAGAGATCTTTAGATTTTAATTTCTTCAACCCTCAAAAACTATCAAACACATCTGCTTTATTCAAGTGCCAGACAAATGATTCTTTGGCATGTGTTGATGGTAACACTCAAGATGTTGATAAAACAGAAAGCTCTTCTGGAGATGAGCAAAAGCATCTACATGACCATCTGAGTGCAGGATCCACATCTGTTGAAGAGCCAAATGGTTTGggagaggaggaaaaggagaCCTACCAACCGGAGGATTTGAGTGAATTGCTACAAGAAGCTCTCAAGGAATTGGAAGCTGCTCAACTTAACAGTACAATGTCTGAGGAAAAGGCACAAAGGATATCCGAAATGGCAATTGCCTTAAAAGATGAAGCAGAAAGTGCTCGGAGGGATGTTATGTCTGCTGTTTCTACCATTCAGGAGATTGTCGATGAAGAGTATATTGCTAAAGAAGCTGTGCAGAAAGCCACCATGGCTCTTTCCATGGCTGAAGCGAGGCTGCAGCTAGCAATCGGAGCTTTGAGTTTCAAAACAGAACAAGCAGAATCACCTGAAACTTCTATGAGCAATGAGGAAGAAGCATTTTTATCTGCTCAGGAAGAGGCTGAGGATTGTCGGGCATGCTTGGCAAACTGTGAGGCAGAATTGAGAAGAATTCAAGCCAAGAAAGCAGCATTGCAGAAGGAGGTGGACAGATTGAGTGAGGTTGCTGAGAAGGCTCAGTTAGATGTTTGGAAGGCTGAGGAGGATGTGGCTATCATAATGCATCTGGCTGAACAGGCGGTGGCTTATGAACTGGAGGCCACTCAGCGCGTGAATGATGCGGAGCTTGCACTACAGAGAGCCGAGAAGGCCATTGTTTCTGCTGATGCTGCAGAGCAGCAAACGTCATCTTTCGAAGAGCAGCTAAACCATGAAGAACCTCCTTTTGTGGAGGAGGTGAGCAAGGATGCTGCAGGTGATAGTACTACAGAGGGAGATGAAAAGTTGATTGATGATAACTCGTTGGCTGGTGATATAGCTGTTAAAAGCATTGAAGAACTCAAATCATCTGATGACATCGATGGTCAACGGAATGGGAAGTTGAGTTTGGATTCTCAGAAGGAAGCAGAGGTTGAGATGGAAAAGTCAAAGAATGTCTCACAGGCAAAGAAGCAGGACATGCAACAGAAGGACCTGACCAAGGGCAGTTCTTCACCTCTAAATGCTCCCAAAGcattattaaataaatcatcTCGTTTCTTTTCtgcatcatttttttcttttaagggaGAAGGAAAAGAGGTCACACCTGCCTTAGTGTTCCATAGGCTAATTACCTCTGCAAGGAATCATGCACCAAAGCTGGTTGTTGGCATACTGTTTCTTGGGATGGG GGTTTTTTTTCTCAATAAACGAGCAGAGAGGAAATCTCAGATCCTTTATCAGCCGGATATAATTACTGGTATCGAAGAAGTAACTTCAACTGCAAAGCCTGTTGTTAGAGCAATAAAATGGATTccaaaaagaataagaaaactTATGGAGCTCTTACCTCAGGAAGAG ataaaagaagaagaagcttccCTTTTTGACGTACTATGGTTACTACTAGCCAGTGTTGTATTTGTACCAATATTCCAGAAGATACCTGGAG GTAGTCCTGTACTTGGATATCTTGCTGCTGGCATCCTAATTGGTCCTTATGGGCTGTCTATCATCCGTCATGTTCATGGAACCAAGGCAATTGCTGAGTTTGGAGTTGTATTTTTGCTATTCAATATTGGGCTCGAG CTTTCTGTGGAAAGACTCAGCTCGATGAAGAAATATGTTTTTGGACTGGGCTCGGCTCAG GTGCTGGTGACTGCAGTAGCAGTTGGCTTAATTGCTCGCTTTGTTTTTGGGCTACCAGGCCCAGCATCTATTATCGTTGGTAATGGTCTAGCTTTGTCATCTACAGCAGTTGTCTTGCAG GTACTGCAAGAACGAGGGGAGAGCACATCACGCCATGGTCGTGCTACCTTTTCTGTATTACTCTTTCAG GACTTGGCAGTCGTGGTTTTGTTGATACTCATACCTCTTATTTCACCAAATTCTTCCAAAGGAGGG GTTGGTTTCCAAGCACTAGCAGAAGCGCTTGGAGTAGCTGCTGTAAAGGCAATAGTTGCTATCATTGCTATAATTGCTGGAGGGCGCTTG TTCCTTAGGCCAATATATAAGCAAATTGCAGAAAACCAGAATGCGGAGATTTTTTCTGCAAATACCCTCCTCGTTATTCTGGGAACTAGTCTTCTTACAGCACGA GCTGGACTCTCTATGGCTCTGGGAGCATTCTTGGCTGGTCTCCTGTTAGCAGAGACAGAATTTTCCTTACAGGTTGAGTCAGATATCGCCCCCTATCGTGGCCTCTTGCTAGGTCTCTTTTTCATGACA GTTGGAATGTCTATCGATGCAAAACTACTAATTTCAAATTTCTTGGTCATTTTTGGGACATTAAGTCTCTTGATTGCTGGAAAGGCTATACTGGTTGTCTTAGTTGGCAGAGTATTTGGCATTTCAAGTATAGCTGCAATAAGAGTTGGTCTTCTGCTTGCACCTGGTGGAGAATTTGCCTTTGTTGCTTTTGGGGAAGCTGTAAATCAG GGTATACTATCTTCTCAACTTTCATCTTTGTTGTTCCTGGTTGTTGGTATCTCAATGGCTCTTACGCCATGGTTAGCAGCTGGAGGTCAGTTTCTTGCATCTAGATTCGAGCAGAATGATGTCAGAAGTTTGTTGCCAGTAGAAAGTGAG ACTGACGACCTGCAAGACCATATTATCATATGTGGATTTGGACGTGCTGGGCAG ATCATAGCACAACTTCTTtcagagagattaattccatttGTTGCTCTCGATGTTAGAAG TGACCGGGTGGCTGTTGGACGCGCACTTGATCTTCCCGTTTATTTTGGGGATGCAGGGAGCCGGGAG ATTCTTCATAAAGTTGGGGCTGAGAGAGCTTGTGCTGCTGCTATAACTTTAGATACTCCTGGTGCAAATTATAGAACTGTTTGGGCACTGAGCAAGTATTTTCCAAATGTAAAGACATTCGTGTGGGCCCATGACGTTGATCATGGCATTAATTTGGAGAAGGCAGGTGCGACTGCG GTTGTCCCAGAGACCTTGGAACCAAGTCTCCAGTTAGCAGCTGCTGTCCTTGCACAG ACCAAGTTGCCCATGGCAGATATTGCAGCAACAATCAATGAGTTCCGAACCCGCCATCTCTCTGAGCTTACAGAG
- the LOC103719405 gene encoding K(+) efflux antiporter 2, chloroplastic-like isoform X4, whose translation MESGKMDLACGLLQLDAFTSGVGSSSRTASSWFRCRRSCYNFLGETGVYHKSCSLRRMGKCGSVGGCVTWNSARAGYFGDFFHLSQQKRSLDFNFFNPQKLSNTSALFKCQTNDSLACVDGNTQDVDKTESSSGDEQKHLHDHLSAGSTSVEEPNGLGEEEKETYQPEDLSELLQEALKELEAAQLNSTMSEEKAQRISEMAIALKDEAESARRDVMSAVSTIQEIVDEEYIAKEAVQKATMALSMAEARLQLAIGALSFKTEQAESPETSMSNEEEAFLSAQEEAEDCRACLANCEAELRRIQAKKAALQKEVDRLSEVAEKAQLDVWKAEEDVAIIMHLAEQAVAYELEATQRVNDAELALQRAEKAIVSADAAEQQTSSFEEQLNHEEPPFVEEVSKDAAGDSTTEGDEKLIDDNSLAGDIAVKSIEELKSSDDIDGQRNGKLSLDSQKEAEVEMEKSKNVSQAKKQDMQQKDLTKGSSSPLNAPKALLNKSSRFFSASFFSFKGEGKEVTPALVFHRLITSARNHAPKLVVGILFLGMGVFFLNKRAERKSQILYQPDIITGIEEVTSTAKPVVRAIKWIPKRIRKLMELLPQEEIKEEEASLFDVLWLLLASVVFVPIFQKIPGGSPVLGYLAAGILIGPYGLSIIRHVHGTKAIAEFGVVFLLFNIGLELSVERLSSMKKYVFGLGSAQVLVTAVAVGLIARFVFGLPGPASIIVGNGLALSSTAVVLQVLQERGESTSRHGRATFSVLLFQDLAVVVLLILIPLISPNSSKGGVGFQALAEALGVAAVKAIVAIIAIIAGGRLFLRPIYKQIAENQNAEIFSANTLLVILGTSLLTARAGLSMALGAFLAGLLLAETEFSLQVESDIAPYRGLLLGLFFMTVGMSIDAKLLISNFLVIFGTLSLLIAGKAILVVLVGRVFGISSIAAIRVGLLLAPGGEFAFVAFGEAVNQGILSSQLSSLLFLVVGISMALTPWLAAGGQFLASRFEQNDVRSLLPVESEK comes from the exons ATGGAGAGTGGAAAGATGGATTTGGCCTGTGGTCTTCTGCAATTGGATGCCTTTACTAGTGGTGTTGGTTCGAGCTCTAGGACAGCGAGTTCTTGGTTTAGATGTAGACGAAGCTGTTATAATTTTCTTGGAGAAACTGGGGTTTACCATAAGTCATGTTCTTTGAGGAGGATGGGAAAGTGTGGATCTGTTGGTGGTTGTGTGACATGGAATTCAGCTCGTGCAGGATACTTTGGTGATTTCTTTCATCTCTCTCAGCAGAAGAGATCTTTAGATTTTAATTTCTTCAACCCTCAAAAACTATCAAACACATCTGCTTTATTCAAGTGCCAGACAAATGATTCTTTGGCATGTGTTGATGGTAACACTCAAGATGTTGATAAAACAGAAAGCTCTTCTGGAGATGAGCAAAAGCATCTACATGACCATCTGAGTGCAGGATCCACATCTGTTGAAGAGCCAAATGGTTTGggagaggaggaaaaggagaCCTACCAACCGGAGGATTTGAGTGAATTGCTACAAGAAGCTCTCAAGGAATTGGAAGCTGCTCAACTTAACAGTACAATGTCTGAGGAAAAGGCACAAAGGATATCCGAAATGGCAATTGCCTTAAAAGATGAAGCAGAAAGTGCTCGGAGGGATGTTATGTCTGCTGTTTCTACCATTCAGGAGATTGTCGATGAAGAGTATATTGCTAAAGAAGCTGTGCAGAAAGCCACCATGGCTCTTTCCATGGCTGAAGCGAGGCTGCAGCTAGCAATCGGAGCTTTGAGTTTCAAAACAGAACAAGCAGAATCACCTGAAACTTCTATGAGCAATGAGGAAGAAGCATTTTTATCTGCTCAGGAAGAGGCTGAGGATTGTCGGGCATGCTTGGCAAACTGTGAGGCAGAATTGAGAAGAATTCAAGCCAAGAAAGCAGCATTGCAGAAGGAGGTGGACAGATTGAGTGAGGTTGCTGAGAAGGCTCAGTTAGATGTTTGGAAGGCTGAGGAGGATGTGGCTATCATAATGCATCTGGCTGAACAGGCGGTGGCTTATGAACTGGAGGCCACTCAGCGCGTGAATGATGCGGAGCTTGCACTACAGAGAGCCGAGAAGGCCATTGTTTCTGCTGATGCTGCAGAGCAGCAAACGTCATCTTTCGAAGAGCAGCTAAACCATGAAGAACCTCCTTTTGTGGAGGAGGTGAGCAAGGATGCTGCAGGTGATAGTACTACAGAGGGAGATGAAAAGTTGATTGATGATAACTCGTTGGCTGGTGATATAGCTGTTAAAAGCATTGAAGAACTCAAATCATCTGATGACATCGATGGTCAACGGAATGGGAAGTTGAGTTTGGATTCTCAGAAGGAAGCAGAGGTTGAGATGGAAAAGTCAAAGAATGTCTCACAGGCAAAGAAGCAGGACATGCAACAGAAGGACCTGACCAAGGGCAGTTCTTCACCTCTAAATGCTCCCAAAGcattattaaataaatcatcTCGTTTCTTTTCtgcatcatttttttcttttaagggaGAAGGAAAAGAGGTCACACCTGCCTTAGTGTTCCATAGGCTAATTACCTCTGCAAGGAATCATGCACCAAAGCTGGTTGTTGGCATACTGTTTCTTGGGATGGG GGTTTTTTTTCTCAATAAACGAGCAGAGAGGAAATCTCAGATCCTTTATCAGCCGGATATAATTACTGGTATCGAAGAAGTAACTTCAACTGCAAAGCCTGTTGTTAGAGCAATAAAATGGATTccaaaaagaataagaaaactTATGGAGCTCTTACCTCAGGAAGAG ataaaagaagaagaagcttccCTTTTTGACGTACTATGGTTACTACTAGCCAGTGTTGTATTTGTACCAATATTCCAGAAGATACCTGGAG GTAGTCCTGTACTTGGATATCTTGCTGCTGGCATCCTAATTGGTCCTTATGGGCTGTCTATCATCCGTCATGTTCATGGAACCAAGGCAATTGCTGAGTTTGGAGTTGTATTTTTGCTATTCAATATTGGGCTCGAG CTTTCTGTGGAAAGACTCAGCTCGATGAAGAAATATGTTTTTGGACTGGGCTCGGCTCAG GTGCTGGTGACTGCAGTAGCAGTTGGCTTAATTGCTCGCTTTGTTTTTGGGCTACCAGGCCCAGCATCTATTATCGTTGGTAATGGTCTAGCTTTGTCATCTACAGCAGTTGTCTTGCAG GTACTGCAAGAACGAGGGGAGAGCACATCACGCCATGGTCGTGCTACCTTTTCTGTATTACTCTTTCAG GACTTGGCAGTCGTGGTTTTGTTGATACTCATACCTCTTATTTCACCAAATTCTTCCAAAGGAGGG GTTGGTTTCCAAGCACTAGCAGAAGCGCTTGGAGTAGCTGCTGTAAAGGCAATAGTTGCTATCATTGCTATAATTGCTGGAGGGCGCTTG TTCCTTAGGCCAATATATAAGCAAATTGCAGAAAACCAGAATGCGGAGATTTTTTCTGCAAATACCCTCCTCGTTATTCTGGGAACTAGTCTTCTTACAGCACGA GCTGGACTCTCTATGGCTCTGGGAGCATTCTTGGCTGGTCTCCTGTTAGCAGAGACAGAATTTTCCTTACAGGTTGAGTCAGATATCGCCCCCTATCGTGGCCTCTTGCTAGGTCTCTTTTTCATGACA GTTGGAATGTCTATCGATGCAAAACTACTAATTTCAAATTTCTTGGTCATTTTTGGGACATTAAGTCTCTTGATTGCTGGAAAGGCTATACTGGTTGTCTTAGTTGGCAGAGTATTTGGCATTTCAAGTATAGCTGCAATAAGAGTTGGTCTTCTGCTTGCACCTGGTGGAGAATTTGCCTTTGTTGCTTTTGGGGAAGCTGTAAATCAG GGTATACTATCTTCTCAACTTTCATCTTTGTTGTTCCTGGTTGTTGGTATCTCAATGGCTCTTACGCCATGGTTAGCAGCTGGAGGTCAGTTTCTTGCATCTAGATTCGAGCAGAATGATGTCAGAAGTTTGTTGCCAGTAGAAAGTGAG AAG TGA
- the LOC103719405 gene encoding K(+) efflux antiporter 2, chloroplastic-like isoform X2 — protein sequence MESGKMDLACGLLQLDAFTSGVGSSSRTASSWFRCRRSCYNFLGETGVYHKSCFGGCVTWNSARAGYFGDFFHLSQQKRSLDFNFFNPQKLSNTSALFKCQTNDSLACVDGNTQDVDKTESSSGDEQKHLHDHLSAGSTSVEEPNGLGEEEKETYQPEDLSELLQEALKELEAAQLNSTMSEEKAQRISEMAIALKDEAESARRDVMSAVSTIQEIVDEEYIAKEAVQKATMALSMAEARLQLAIGALSFKTEQAESPETSMSNEEEAFLSAQEEAEDCRACLANCEAELRRIQAKKAALQKEVDRLSEVAEKAQLDVWKAEEDVAIIMHLAEQAVAYELEATQRVNDAELALQRAEKAIVSADAAEQQTSSFEEQLNHEEPPFVEEVSKDAAGDSTTEGDEKLIDDNSLAGDIAVKSIEELKSSDDIDGQRNGKLSLDSQKEAEVEMEKSKNVSQAKKQDMQQKDLTKGSSSPLNAPKALLNKSSRFFSASFFSFKGEGKEVTPALVFHRLITSARNHAPKLVVGILFLGMGVFFLNKRAERKSQILYQPDIITGIEEVTSTAKPVVRAIKWIPKRIRKLMELLPQEEIKEEEASLFDVLWLLLASVVFVPIFQKIPGGSPVLGYLAAGILIGPYGLSIIRHVHGTKAIAEFGVVFLLFNIGLELSVERLSSMKKYVFGLGSAQVLVTAVAVGLIARFVFGLPGPASIIVGNGLALSSTAVVLQVLQERGESTSRHGRATFSVLLFQDLAVVVLLILIPLISPNSSKGGVGFQALAEALGVAAVKAIVAIIAIIAGGRLFLRPIYKQIAENQNAEIFSANTLLVILGTSLLTARAGLSMALGAFLAGLLLAETEFSLQVESDIAPYRGLLLGLFFMTVGMSIDAKLLISNFLVIFGTLSLLIAGKAILVVLVGRVFGISSIAAIRVGLLLAPGGEFAFVAFGEAVNQGILSSQLSSLLFLVVGISMALTPWLAAGGQFLASRFEQNDVRSLLPVESETDDLQDHIIICGFGRAGQIIAQLLSERLIPFVALDVRSDRVAVGRALDLPVYFGDAGSREILHKVGAERACAAAITLDTPGANYRTVWALSKYFPNVKTFVWAHDVDHGINLEKAGATAVVPETLEPSLQLAAAVLAQTKLPMADIAATINEFRTRHLSELTELCETSGSSLGYGFSQVMSKDSKPKPQTSDPDENEVVEGTLAI from the exons ATGGAGAGTGGAAAGATGGATTTGGCCTGTGGTCTTCTGCAATTGGATGCCTTTACTAGTGGTGTTGGTTCGAGCTCTAGGACAGCGAGTTCTTGGTTTAGATGTAGACGAAGCTGTTATAATTTTCTTGGAGAAACTGGGGTTTACCATAAGTCATGTT TTGGTGGTTGTGTGACATGGAATTCAGCTCGTGCAGGATACTTTGGTGATTTCTTTCATCTCTCTCAGCAGAAGAGATCTTTAGATTTTAATTTCTTCAACCCTCAAAAACTATCAAACACATCTGCTTTATTCAAGTGCCAGACAAATGATTCTTTGGCATGTGTTGATGGTAACACTCAAGATGTTGATAAAACAGAAAGCTCTTCTGGAGATGAGCAAAAGCATCTACATGACCATCTGAGTGCAGGATCCACATCTGTTGAAGAGCCAAATGGTTTGggagaggaggaaaaggagaCCTACCAACCGGAGGATTTGAGTGAATTGCTACAAGAAGCTCTCAAGGAATTGGAAGCTGCTCAACTTAACAGTACAATGTCTGAGGAAAAGGCACAAAGGATATCCGAAATGGCAATTGCCTTAAAAGATGAAGCAGAAAGTGCTCGGAGGGATGTTATGTCTGCTGTTTCTACCATTCAGGAGATTGTCGATGAAGAGTATATTGCTAAAGAAGCTGTGCAGAAAGCCACCATGGCTCTTTCCATGGCTGAAGCGAGGCTGCAGCTAGCAATCGGAGCTTTGAGTTTCAAAACAGAACAAGCAGAATCACCTGAAACTTCTATGAGCAATGAGGAAGAAGCATTTTTATCTGCTCAGGAAGAGGCTGAGGATTGTCGGGCATGCTTGGCAAACTGTGAGGCAGAATTGAGAAGAATTCAAGCCAAGAAAGCAGCATTGCAGAAGGAGGTGGACAGATTGAGTGAGGTTGCTGAGAAGGCTCAGTTAGATGTTTGGAAGGCTGAGGAGGATGTGGCTATCATAATGCATCTGGCTGAACAGGCGGTGGCTTATGAACTGGAGGCCACTCAGCGCGTGAATGATGCGGAGCTTGCACTACAGAGAGCCGAGAAGGCCATTGTTTCTGCTGATGCTGCAGAGCAGCAAACGTCATCTTTCGAAGAGCAGCTAAACCATGAAGAACCTCCTTTTGTGGAGGAGGTGAGCAAGGATGCTGCAGGTGATAGTACTACAGAGGGAGATGAAAAGTTGATTGATGATAACTCGTTGGCTGGTGATATAGCTGTTAAAAGCATTGAAGAACTCAAATCATCTGATGACATCGATGGTCAACGGAATGGGAAGTTGAGTTTGGATTCTCAGAAGGAAGCAGAGGTTGAGATGGAAAAGTCAAAGAATGTCTCACAGGCAAAGAAGCAGGACATGCAACAGAAGGACCTGACCAAGGGCAGTTCTTCACCTCTAAATGCTCCCAAAGcattattaaataaatcatcTCGTTTCTTTTCtgcatcatttttttcttttaagggaGAAGGAAAAGAGGTCACACCTGCCTTAGTGTTCCATAGGCTAATTACCTCTGCAAGGAATCATGCACCAAAGCTGGTTGTTGGCATACTGTTTCTTGGGATGGG GGTTTTTTTTCTCAATAAACGAGCAGAGAGGAAATCTCAGATCCTTTATCAGCCGGATATAATTACTGGTATCGAAGAAGTAACTTCAACTGCAAAGCCTGTTGTTAGAGCAATAAAATGGATTccaaaaagaataagaaaactTATGGAGCTCTTACCTCAGGAAGAG ataaaagaagaagaagcttccCTTTTTGACGTACTATGGTTACTACTAGCCAGTGTTGTATTTGTACCAATATTCCAGAAGATACCTGGAG GTAGTCCTGTACTTGGATATCTTGCTGCTGGCATCCTAATTGGTCCTTATGGGCTGTCTATCATCCGTCATGTTCATGGAACCAAGGCAATTGCTGAGTTTGGAGTTGTATTTTTGCTATTCAATATTGGGCTCGAG CTTTCTGTGGAAAGACTCAGCTCGATGAAGAAATATGTTTTTGGACTGGGCTCGGCTCAG GTGCTGGTGACTGCAGTAGCAGTTGGCTTAATTGCTCGCTTTGTTTTTGGGCTACCAGGCCCAGCATCTATTATCGTTGGTAATGGTCTAGCTTTGTCATCTACAGCAGTTGTCTTGCAG GTACTGCAAGAACGAGGGGAGAGCACATCACGCCATGGTCGTGCTACCTTTTCTGTATTACTCTTTCAG GACTTGGCAGTCGTGGTTTTGTTGATACTCATACCTCTTATTTCACCAAATTCTTCCAAAGGAGGG GTTGGTTTCCAAGCACTAGCAGAAGCGCTTGGAGTAGCTGCTGTAAAGGCAATAGTTGCTATCATTGCTATAATTGCTGGAGGGCGCTTG TTCCTTAGGCCAATATATAAGCAAATTGCAGAAAACCAGAATGCGGAGATTTTTTCTGCAAATACCCTCCTCGTTATTCTGGGAACTAGTCTTCTTACAGCACGA GCTGGACTCTCTATGGCTCTGGGAGCATTCTTGGCTGGTCTCCTGTTAGCAGAGACAGAATTTTCCTTACAGGTTGAGTCAGATATCGCCCCCTATCGTGGCCTCTTGCTAGGTCTCTTTTTCATGACA GTTGGAATGTCTATCGATGCAAAACTACTAATTTCAAATTTCTTGGTCATTTTTGGGACATTAAGTCTCTTGATTGCTGGAAAGGCTATACTGGTTGTCTTAGTTGGCAGAGTATTTGGCATTTCAAGTATAGCTGCAATAAGAGTTGGTCTTCTGCTTGCACCTGGTGGAGAATTTGCCTTTGTTGCTTTTGGGGAAGCTGTAAATCAG GGTATACTATCTTCTCAACTTTCATCTTTGTTGTTCCTGGTTGTTGGTATCTCAATGGCTCTTACGCCATGGTTAGCAGCTGGAGGTCAGTTTCTTGCATCTAGATTCGAGCAGAATGATGTCAGAAGTTTGTTGCCAGTAGAAAGTGAG ACTGACGACCTGCAAGACCATATTATCATATGTGGATTTGGACGTGCTGGGCAG ATCATAGCACAACTTCTTtcagagagattaattccatttGTTGCTCTCGATGTTAGAAG TGACCGGGTGGCTGTTGGACGCGCACTTGATCTTCCCGTTTATTTTGGGGATGCAGGGAGCCGGGAG ATTCTTCATAAAGTTGGGGCTGAGAGAGCTTGTGCTGCTGCTATAACTTTAGATACTCCTGGTGCAAATTATAGAACTGTTTGGGCACTGAGCAAGTATTTTCCAAATGTAAAGACATTCGTGTGGGCCCATGACGTTGATCATGGCATTAATTTGGAGAAGGCAGGTGCGACTGCG GTTGTCCCAGAGACCTTGGAACCAAGTCTCCAGTTAGCAGCTGCTGTCCTTGCACAG ACCAAGTTGCCCATGGCAGATATTGCAGCAACAATCAATGAGTTCCGAACCCGCCATCTCTCTGAGCTTACAGAG